The Salvia miltiorrhiza cultivar Shanhuang (shh) chromosome 1, IMPLAD_Smil_shh, whole genome shotgun sequence genome has a window encoding:
- the LOC131007072 gene encoding uncharacterized protein LOC131007072 — protein sequence MGDSQPQDSKKRAVYEAWTKEQSDALLDILVESAHRGWRDNSGLFSKATVEERILPVLNEKLRCNKNYNHYQSRIKWFKSRWNAYSTLLKFNSGFGYDNTTKKFTAPDEVWDAYIEAHPKDAYLRTGSFSNFEDLGLAVGNGVAIGRNAIGVGSATDARTIGVDESRGPLIEELNYDADNEAFVVLGQNDPPLSGSKSPLESTEVPVESTQRRAPAKRSRGQFETNLGHSENSSHQELMIIREKAHVDDTRYTTVEEMLATFLIIVGYNDRYCNVRERFGRSHFAASQNFNKILRALNIIAPDMMVKPTGAIPAKIRESTRFYPYFKDCIGAIDGTHIPAMIRGKDVSCYRNRHGVNSQNVLAACNFDLQFIYVLSGWEGSTHDSKILSDALSRPNGLHVPQAFDIISKISVVTVIIQEMQMSCSIFDMHHCEM from the exons atgggAGACTCTCAACCACAAGATTCCAAAAAAAGGGCAGTGTATGAAGCATGGACAAAGGAACAAAGTGATGCCTTGTTAGATATTCTGGTTGAGTCTGCACATAGGGGATGGCGCGATAATAGTGGTTTATTTAGCAAAGCCACAGTAGAGGAAAGGATATTGCCTGTTCTGAATGAAAAACTTAGgtgcaataaaaattataatcactaCCAAAGTCGTATAAAATGGTTTAAGAGCCGTTGGAATGCTTATTCAACACTCTTGAAGTTTAACTCTGGTTTTGGCTATGACAACACCACCAAAAAATTCACGGCCCCAGATGAAGTATGGGATGCGTATATAGAG gctcaCCCAAAAGATGCATACTTACGCACTGGGAGTTTTTCGAATTTTGAAGACTTGGGGCTTGCTGTTGGAAACGGTGTGGCTATAGGAAGAAACGCAATTGGAGTGGGCAGTGCTACTGATGCTAGGACAATAGGAGTTGATGAAAGTAGAGGTCCGCTCATAGAGGAGTTGAATTATGATGCTGATAATGAGGCGTTTGTAGTACTGGGTCAAAATGATCCACCGTTATCCGGCTCCAAATCACCTTTGGAGTCCACTGAAGTGCCTGTGGAGTCCACTCAGAGAAGAGCTCCCGCCAAAAGAAGCAGAGGCCAGTTTGAGACAAATTTAGGCCACTCTGAAAATAGTTCGCATCAGGAGCTCAtg ATCATAAGGGAGAAAGCCCATGTGGATGATACACGATACACAACTGTTGAAGAAATGTTGGCAACATTCCTCATCATTGTAGGGTACAACGATCGTTATTGTAACGTTCGTGAAAGGTTTGGTCGTTCACATTTTGCTGCTAGTCAGAACTTCAACAAAATCTTGAGAGCATTGAACATCATAGCACCGGACATGATGGTTAAGCCGACTGGCGCAATACCCGCTAAAATTCGGGAAAGTACCAGATTTTATCCTTACTTCAAG GATTGTATCGGGGCTATAGATGGCACTCATATCCCGGCCATGATAAGAGGTAAAGACGTGAGCTGTTATCGTAACCGTCATGGGGTGAATTCGCAAAATGTTTTGGCAGCTTGCAACTTTGATTTGCAGTTCATCTATGTGCTTAGTGGATGGGAAGGCTCAACCCATGattccaaaattttaagtgATGCATTGTCTAGACCAAATGGACTCCACGTGCCTCAAG CATTCGATATCATCTCAAAGATTTCGGTGGTGACGGTCATCATCCAAGAAATGCAGATGAGTTGTTCAATCTTCGACATGCATCATTGCGAAATGTGA